In one window of Ruminococcus hominis DNA:
- a CDS encoding DUF6320 domain-containing protein, with protein MNQKKARWRKLDNAAKLYSAASNKKDTRVFRFYCELKEDVKPTILQKALDQTMETFPMFLMVLRKGLFWHYLEPCNLHPIVKEEYKEPCSRLYIKDKKNLLFEVTYYKKRINFEVFHVLTDGTGATEFLKELVTNYLYLAHKEEGLEQISMLPEDMTVQDQEDDSFLKYYSKEQRRPKEKKIHAFQIRKKKKDGHHLHVHESVVLVQDVLKRSRELGVSMTVFLTAVYLMAIHEEMSKMQEKRPVVLMVPVNLRKFFPSTSMLNFFNWIEPGYDFAKQDNSFEAILEYTKEFFKEQLTKEKMSAHISELLALELHPILRLAPLELKNLCIHAGAKFSEKNVTAIFSNMSVVKMPESYVPYIERFGVYTNTPKLELCLCSFQDRLSFAFTSRYDTENIERNFYRLLKEQGISSEEVKPVFPKPHVLSEQEMKVYKIYSFLCIALVAVMLVTDWNFHPQVRWTLFTAGGVTTMWIASSIGFFKRYNLLKNVMWQLFIGTIVCFIWDVLTGWHSWSVDLVLPIMSVATLAAMFVIAKVQKSPVREYLIYEIMAAGYGLILPMILLLCKKVKNPTVSMFGALICFLFLVGVILFKGKEFKEEMHKNLHV; from the coding sequence GTGAATCAAAAAAAAGCGCGCTGGAGAAAACTAGATAATGCAGCAAAATTATATTCTGCAGCCAGCAATAAAAAGGATACAAGAGTATTTAGGTTTTACTGTGAACTAAAAGAAGATGTCAAACCAACGATTTTACAAAAAGCACTGGACCAGACTATGGAGACATTTCCAATGTTTCTTATGGTACTTAGAAAAGGCTTGTTCTGGCATTATCTTGAACCTTGTAATTTGCATCCGATTGTAAAAGAAGAATACAAAGAGCCTTGCAGCAGGCTTTATATAAAAGATAAAAAAAACCTGCTTTTTGAGGTGACATACTATAAAAAAAGAATCAATTTTGAAGTGTTCCATGTATTGACGGACGGAACCGGAGCAACTGAATTTTTAAAAGAGCTGGTGACCAATTATTTGTATCTGGCACATAAAGAGGAAGGATTAGAGCAGATTTCAATGCTTCCGGAAGATATGACTGTGCAGGATCAAGAGGATGACAGCTTTTTGAAATATTATTCAAAAGAGCAGCGCCGTCCAAAAGAAAAGAAAATACATGCATTTCAAATTAGAAAGAAAAAGAAAGATGGACATCACCTCCATGTTCATGAAAGTGTAGTTTTGGTGCAGGATGTGCTGAAGCGAAGCAGGGAGCTTGGGGTGTCTATGACCGTATTTTTGACGGCGGTGTATTTGATGGCAATCCATGAGGAGATGTCAAAGATGCAGGAAAAAAGACCGGTAGTATTGATGGTGCCTGTAAATTTGAGGAAATTTTTCCCATCTACTTCGATGCTGAATTTTTTCAACTGGATTGAGCCGGGATACGATTTTGCAAAACAGGACAACAGTTTTGAAGCTATACTGGAATATACGAAAGAATTTTTTAAAGAGCAGCTGACAAAAGAAAAAATGTCGGCACATATAAGTGAGCTGCTTGCATTGGAGCTTCATCCGATTTTAAGACTTGCTCCATTGGAGTTGAAAAATCTGTGTATTCATGCAGGAGCAAAATTTTCTGAGAAAAATGTGACGGCAATCTTTTCGAATATGAGTGTAGTCAAGATGCCGGAGAGCTATGTACCTTATATAGAACGGTTTGGTGTGTATACCAATACTCCGAAATTAGAACTGTGTCTGTGTTCATTTCAGGATAGATTGTCATTTGCATTTACATCCAGATATGACACAGAAAATATTGAGAGAAATTTTTACCGCCTGTTAAAAGAACAGGGAATTTCATCAGAAGAAGTTAAGCCGGTATTTCCAAAACCGCACGTGCTAAGCGAACAGGAAATGAAAGTATATAAAATATATAGTTTTCTGTGTATCGCACTTGTGGCAGTGATGCTTGTTACTGACTGGAATTTTCATCCACAGGTCCGCTGGACTCTGTTTACAGCAGGCGGTGTGACAACAATGTGGATTGCTTCGTCAATTGGATTTTTTAAGCGGTATAACTTATTGAAAAATGTGATGTGGCAGCTTTTTATCGGCACGATCGTTTGTTTTATATGGGATGTTTTGACCGGCTGGCATAGCTGGTCGGTAGATCTTGTACTGCCGATTATGAGTGTGGCTACGCTTGCAGCAATGTTTGTGATTGCAAAAGTGCAAAAAAGTCCGGTGAGAGAATATCTTATATATGAAATTATGGCGGCCGGATATGGGCTGATACTGCCTATGATCCTGCTTTTATGCAAGAAAGTAAAAAATCCGACAGTGAGTATGTTTGGAGCACTGATCTGTTTCTTGTTCCTGGTAGGAGTGATTTTATTTAAAGGAAAAGAATTTAAAGAAGAGATGCATAAAAATTTGCATGTATAA
- the hydA gene encoding dihydropyrimidinase translates to MKILIKNGMIVSDSETYQADILIEDEKVKWIGTDLPKTDVDTVIDAEGKYVIPGAIDVHTHMDIDVGIARAVDDFYDGTVAAACGGTTSIVDHMGFGPAGVPLHYQFNEYKKLTEGKAVIDYGFHGVAQHVDDDIIAELETMAEDGIPSVKAYLTYGFKLNDAEVLQILKKMKEIGGVTAFHCENHELVEYMRKKLVEEGKTAPIYHAKSRPNLVEAEAVERVLKLARLAGDAPVYIVHLSCKESLEAVREARRNGQKNIFVETCPQYLLLTEECYEREDGLKYIMSPPLRTQADCDALWEGLADGTIQVVATDHCPFNYGIEKQMGKDDFTKCPNGAPGVEERLMLLYSEGVVKNRISFQKLVETLCTNPAKIYGLCPQKGVLQPGADGDLVVIDPKKESVITKSRMHGAADYTGYEGWNINGEIDMVMQRGRVIVKENDFVGEKGAGQFIHRHTLKAEDIN, encoded by the coding sequence ATGAAGATTTTAATTAAAAACGGCATGATTGTTTCTGATTCAGAAACTTATCAGGCAGATATTTTGATTGAGGATGAAAAAGTAAAATGGATTGGAACAGATTTGCCAAAGACAGATGTAGACACAGTGATCGATGCAGAAGGAAAATATGTAATTCCGGGAGCTATTGATGTGCACACACATATGGACATTGATGTCGGGATTGCAAGAGCAGTAGATGATTTCTATGACGGAACAGTTGCTGCGGCATGTGGAGGTACAACTTCGATCGTGGATCATATGGGGTTTGGTCCGGCAGGAGTTCCGCTTCATTATCAGTTTAATGAGTATAAAAAACTGACAGAAGGAAAAGCTGTCATTGACTATGGATTCCATGGTGTTGCACAGCATGTGGATGATGACATTATCGCAGAGCTTGAGACAATGGCAGAGGATGGAATTCCAAGTGTGAAAGCGTATTTGACTTATGGATTTAAACTGAATGACGCAGAAGTCCTCCAGATATTGAAAAAGATGAAAGAGATTGGCGGAGTGACAGCATTTCACTGTGAGAACCATGAATTAGTAGAATACATGAGAAAAAAACTGGTAGAGGAAGGGAAAACAGCACCGATTTACCATGCGAAGAGCCGTCCGAATCTGGTAGAAGCGGAAGCAGTAGAGAGAGTATTGAAGCTTGCACGCCTTGCGGGAGACGCACCGGTTTACATCGTTCATTTATCATGTAAAGAAAGTCTGGAAGCAGTTCGTGAAGCAAGAAGAAACGGACAGAAGAACATTTTTGTAGAGACATGCCCACAGTATCTGCTGTTGACAGAAGAATGTTATGAAAGAGAAGATGGTTTGAAATATATCATGTCGCCACCGCTTCGTACACAGGCAGACTGTGATGCACTCTGGGAAGGGCTGGCAGATGGAACAATCCAGGTTGTGGCAACGGACCATTGTCCATTTAATTATGGAATTGAAAAACAGATGGGTAAAGATGATTTTACAAAATGTCCAAACGGTGCACCGGGAGTCGAGGAACGCTTGATGCTTCTTTATTCAGAAGGTGTTGTGAAAAATAGAATTTCATTCCAGAAACTGGTAGAGACTCTTTGTACAAATCCGGCCAAGATTTATGGATTATGTCCACAAAAAGGCGTATTGCAGCCGGGAGCGGACGGAGATCTGGTAGTGATCGATCCGAAGAAAGAGTCTGTTATTACAAAGAGCAGAATGCATGGGGCAGCAGATTACACAGGATATGAAGGATGGAATATAAACGGTGAGATCGACATGGTTATGCAGCGTGGACGCGTGATCGTAAAAGAGAATGATTTTGTGGGAGAAAAAGGTGCAGGACAGTTTATCCACCGTCACACATTAAAGGCAGAAGATATAAATTAA
- the pyrF gene encoding orotidine-5'-phosphate decarboxylase: protein MINKLIENIKKTNAPIVVGLDPMLNYIPEHVQKKAFAEYGETLEGAAEAIWQFNKEIVDKTYDLIPAVKPQIAMYEQFGIPGLVAFKKTVDYCKSKGLVVIGDIKRGDIGSTSAAYAVGHIGKVKVGSKEFTPFDEDFVTVNPYLGSDGVKPFVEVCKEEKKGLFILVKTSNPSSGEFQDRLVDGRPLYELVGEKVAEWGADCMGDEYSYIGAVVGATYPEMGKALRKVMPKSYILVPGYGAQGGQGKDLVHFFNEDGLGAIVNSSRGIIAAYKQEAYAKFGAENFGDASRAAVEAMVADIQGALANR, encoded by the coding sequence ATGATTAATAAACTTATTGAGAACATTAAAAAGACAAATGCACCAATCGTAGTAGGACTGGATCCAATGTTGAATTACATTCCGGAGCATGTACAGAAAAAAGCATTTGCTGAATATGGGGAAACTTTAGAGGGTGCCGCAGAAGCAATCTGGCAGTTCAATAAGGAAATCGTGGATAAAACATATGATTTGATTCCAGCTGTAAAGCCACAGATCGCAATGTATGAGCAGTTTGGTATTCCTGGACTTGTGGCATTCAAAAAAACAGTAGATTACTGTAAATCAAAAGGACTGGTTGTAATCGGAGACATCAAACGTGGAGATATCGGTTCTACTTCAGCTGCATATGCAGTAGGACATATCGGTAAAGTTAAAGTTGGAAGCAAAGAATTCACTCCATTTGATGAAGATTTCGTAACAGTCAATCCGTATCTTGGATCTGATGGAGTAAAACCTTTCGTTGAAGTATGTAAAGAAGAGAAGAAAGGTCTCTTTATCCTTGTTAAAACTTCAAATCCATCTAGTGGAGAATTCCAGGATCGTCTTGTAGACGGACGTCCGCTCTATGAGCTGGTAGGCGAAAAAGTAGCAGAGTGGGGAGCTGACTGCATGGGTGATGAGTACAGCTATATCGGAGCTGTTGTCGGAGCAACATATCCGGAGATGGGTAAAGCACTTCGTAAAGTAATGCCAAAATCTTACATTCTTGTACCAGGATATGGTGCACAGGGCGGACAGGGAAAAGACCTTGTACATTTCTTTAATGAAGATGGACTTGGCGCAATTGTAAACTCTTCTCGTGGAATTATTGCAGCTTACAAACAAGAAGCATATGCAAAATTCGGAGCTGAAAACTTTGGTGATGCATCCCGTGCAGCAGTAGAAGCAATGGTTGCTGATATCCAGGGAGCACTTGCAAACAGATAA
- a CDS encoding alpha/beta hydrolase, with the protein MAINQAAKRILKALSFDGVEVEAFRHMADLKRLDPMKIFYKKIDEKIYNGSHEVPVRIFFPNEKSFQESEDKRHDSKDKKLLLFIHGGGWVTESIDNYERICARLADATGQYVVAVEYRLAPEDKFPSGLEDCYAVAKALYRGEFVLNVKPENITLIGDSAGGNLCAALSLMARDRGEFMPGRQILIYPATYNDYTENSPFPSVKENGTDYLLTAGKMQDYIDLYARDEEDKKNPYFAPYVAEDVSNQPDTLILTSEFDPLRDEGEAYGKRLKEAGNRVEIHRIKDALHGYFALGIKQLHVQESFTYINAFLKGETL; encoded by the coding sequence ATGGCAATCAATCAGGCAGCAAAAAGAATTTTAAAGGCATTATCGTTTGACGGCGTGGAAGTAGAGGCGTTCCGTCATATGGCGGATTTAAAACGCTTAGATCCGATGAAGATATTTTATAAGAAGATAGATGAAAAAATATATAATGGAAGTCATGAGGTACCAGTCCGTATTTTCTTCCCGAATGAAAAGAGCTTTCAGGAGAGTGAAGATAAGCGGCATGACAGTAAAGATAAAAAGCTGCTTTTGTTCATACATGGAGGCGGCTGGGTGACAGAGAGTATTGATAATTATGAAAGAATCTGTGCAAGACTTGCAGATGCAACCGGGCAGTATGTTGTTGCGGTTGAATACAGACTGGCACCGGAAGATAAGTTTCCATCCGGATTAGAGGATTGTTATGCGGTTGCAAAAGCATTATATCGCGGAGAATTTGTGTTAAATGTAAAACCGGAAAATATTACATTGATCGGGGACAGTGCGGGCGGCAATCTTTGTGCGGCACTGTCTTTGATGGCACGGGACCGCGGTGAATTTATGCCGGGCAGACAGATTTTAATCTATCCGGCTACTTATAATGATTATACAGAGAATTCGCCATTTCCGTCTGTGAAGGAAAATGGGACAGACTATCTTTTGACAGCGGGAAAAATGCAGGATTACATCGATCTTTATGCAAGAGATGAAGAAGACAAAAAGAATCCGTATTTTGCACCATACGTGGCAGAAGATGTGAGTAATCAGCCGGATACATTGATACTTACATCCGAATTCGATCCGCTTCGAGATGAAGGTGAGGCATATGGAAAACGTTTGAAAGAGGCTGGTAACCGTGTGGAGATCCATCGTATCAAAGATGCACTTCACGGCTATTTTGCACTGGGTATCAAGCAGTTACATGTGCAGGAAAGTTTCACCTATATCAATGCATTTTTGAAGGGAGAAACATTGTGA
- a CDS encoding dihydroorotate dehydrogenase electron transfer subunit, giving the protein MTKQKEQALVVSQEQLADGIFSMWIQTKAAETAKPGQFISMYTNDGSKLLPRPISICEIDAVNGRLRVVYRVTGENTGTEQFSKLEAGDTIPVVGPLGNGFPYEKAAGKKVFLMGGGIGVPPILELAKQMECEKKQIVVGYRDAQTFLKEEFEQNGEVYISTEDGSVGTKGNVMDAIRENALDADMIYACGPTPMLRAIKAYAEENNIECYISLEERMACGIGACLACVCKSKEKDHHSNVNNKRICKDGPVFLSTEVEI; this is encoded by the coding sequence ATGACAAAACAGAAAGAACAGGCATTGGTAGTTTCACAGGAGCAGCTTGCAGACGGAATCTTCAGCATGTGGATCCAGACAAAAGCAGCTGAAACAGCAAAGCCGGGACAGTTTATTTCAATGTATACAAACGATGGAAGCAAGTTGCTTCCTCGTCCAATCAGTATCTGTGAGATTGATGCGGTAAATGGACGTCTTCGTGTTGTATATCGTGTGACAGGAGAGAATACAGGAACAGAGCAGTTTTCAAAGCTGGAAGCGGGAGATACAATTCCTGTTGTCGGACCTTTGGGAAATGGATTCCCTTATGAGAAGGCAGCAGGCAAGAAAGTATTTCTTATGGGTGGAGGAATTGGAGTTCCACCGATTCTTGAGCTTGCAAAACAGATGGAATGCGAGAAAAAACAGATTGTTGTAGGATATCGTGATGCACAGACATTTTTAAAAGAAGAGTTTGAGCAAAACGGAGAAGTTTATATTTCCACAGAGGATGGAAGTGTGGGAACAAAAGGGAATGTTATGGATGCAATCCGTGAGAATGCTCTGGATGCGGACATGATCTATGCCTGTGGACCGACACCGATGCTTCGTGCGATCAAAGCATATGCAGAAGAAAACAATATCGAATGCTACATTTCACTGGAAGAGCGTATGGCATGTGGAATCGGAGCATGTCTCGCATGTGTATGTAAATCGAAAGAGAAAGATCATCACAGCAATGTAAATAACAAACGAATCTGTAAGGATGGTCCGGTATTCTTATCTACGGAGGTGGAAATCTAA